A window of Macrococcus sp. 19Msa1099 genomic DNA:
GTCTTTTAGGAAGTTTGATAATTGTTTCTCAAAATCTTCCGGTTTTTTTTCAACTTTAGGGGCTACAGGTTTTTTAGGACGCTCTTTTGCTTTCTTAATAGAAAGACTAATTTTACCATCCTGACCAATCGTCAATACTTTAACTTCTACTTCATCGCCGACTTTTAAATGATCTGCAACATTCTCTACATAGCTATCTGCAACTTCACTGATGTGTACAAGACCACTTTTTCCTTCAGGTAATTCAACGAAAGCACCGAAATTTTTAACACCTGTAACTTTACCTTTTAATTTGTTTCCAACTTCAATTGACATAAGATTAATAAATCCTCCTGATAAAATTCTTCATAATATACCATTATATGCTTACTCACTACTTTTTACAACGCTATAAATCTAAATAGTCAGTGAATTCTTTATTGCCCTTCACTATCTGACTTCGAATCTTTATTATCCGGTAACTTAAAGATTACTTCTCCATCATTGCTCAGGAAATATTCACTTCTTGCTATTTTCTCAATATATTCTTTACTATTGAGTTGTTTTAGCTTTTCTCTAAGTACAATCTCTTTTTCCTGCAATTGCTTATATTCTGCACGTTGCTTAGCATGCTCTTCTTTTAGGTGGTTATTGACACTTATCTGATATAACAACACTCCTGTTAGAAGTAGCAAGATACTCAATAATCCTCCACCGAATACGAACAACCTTTTCTTTATTACTCGATTATTTTTTCTTTTCCTTCGTTCTCGCAACGCTTTTTCTGAAATATAGTCATTGTCCAGATTACTCACTTTTTTTGCCACGCATAACACCTCTATTCATCAGCGTGTATTTTTTCTTCTGACACCACTTCAAACATACCTTTTGCATTATCTTTTGTTGCATGCTCTTTTAAATCAGTCACTTTAACCGTGATAACACGTTGTCCAAGCCTTACTTCCAATACGTCATCAATCGTTACATTGCTTGAGGCCTTAGCCACATTGCCATTGATTTTAATGCGTCCCTGGTCACTGACTTCCTTTGCTAAAGTACGTCTTTTTATCAACCGTGATACTTTTAAATATTTATCGAGTCTCATTCTCTTCACCTACCAATACTTTAAGTGCTTGCTGAACTGTCATTTTCTGATTGTTAACCAAATCATATAATTTTAAATATAAATCTGCAAAAATTTTCTCTTGTTTTATCTGTTTTTCTTCTTTACCTTCTGATTGCTTTGCATTTTTCCACACTTGATTTAATTCTTCAATGCTGTTTACTTCTACTCCTTCTCCAAATATATGCGGATGACGTCTAATCATCTTTTCGCTAATAGCCTGGACAATTTCACGTGTATCAAACATCATTGACTTCTTGCCAATCGCACCATGGAACACTACTTGAAGAAGTATATCTCCTAACTCTTCAAGTATATGGTCGATATCATCATTATCAATCGCTTCAAATAATTCATATGCCTCTTCCAAAAGGTAACGTTTCAAGCTAGAATGGGTTTGAACTTTATCAAATGGACATTCGTCATCTGCAACTAATCTATCCATAATGGATGTTAAATATTCAAAATCTCCAGCATAATGTTCTTGACTTAACGCAGGTACAAAAAGCGAAGTTAAATTAGATAGCTCAAAGTCATGATCCATCTCATATAAAGGGCACCACTTAACTGCTGATCCTTGCCCTCTGGCACCTGTAACTATAGCAACTTTGTGATCGTCAGGGTATTTCTCCATCAATGTAACTTTCACATCTCCTGCTATCATCTGATCGTATACTTGCGTGATGATTAATGCATTTCTAATATTAATCGCTTCACTTGTCATCATCGTCCCGTCCAGCATTTGAAATCCATTATTAGGATCAAATGATACTGCCTGGAATAAGTCATCGATAAAGCTTTTCCCACCTAACACTTCTATATCGATAGCTTTATCCTGTAATAATAACTCCGTTGTAGATTCTGCCACCATTGGATGTCCAGGAACTGCATAAACAATATCATCATCCATCGCTTTTTCTTTTAAAGTCTGAACAATTTCTGCATATACTTCGCTAAATTGATCATGCTTTTCATACACTTCATCGAAACTGATCCACTCGATATCTTCTAAATCTTCTACTACCGGATGCGTTAATGTACGAACATATACTTTATCTACTTTATTTAAAAAGCGATAAATACCAAACGGTAGTTCATCTAACCCATAGTTCCCTAATCCTACCACTGTTATCTTACCCATCAAATCATCCTTTCATTAATTTTATCATTATATTTCCAAACGGTAGATGATACCACTCTTGTACACTGATAATCTTCCATTTCACCATAGCATACAATACAACAGTCAATCCTATAACCACACCCATAATAGATACACCCATAGCTGTAAGTCTTGTACTATAAGGAATCACTAATATGCATTGAATGGCGATACTCATTACAGTAAGTGCTAGCAACCAGCGTTTTATAAAGGTATTTAATTTTAGTTCATATATTTTTTGTACTTTGTAATAAAGACATAGTGTATACATTACAAGTCCAGCCACAGTAGCTATTGATGCCCCTGTGATGTCGAACTGTGGTATTAACAACAAGTTAAGCAGAAACTTCGTCATGATTCCGGCTATGACAGCTACCAACTGAATACGAAATGCGTTATAGATTTGTAGCATGGCTGTAAACATAATAATCAGTGATACGAATATTACAGATAACATATATATGGCTAACGCTTCATATCCCGTTATCGTTTCAAATAAAAATAAATTTAGAGGACGAATTAAATTCATCAATCCTACAGCAGCTGCACTACTGAAAACGATCGTTATCTTCAAAGCACTATCCGCATAAGATTTCATTTCAGTTAATGCATTCTTAGCTCTGCACTCTGCTAATACTGGAATGAGCACGAGCGAAAATGACGTTGTTACTATAAGCCCCACTTGAATTAACGAGCTGCCTCGGTCATAAACTCCTTTTAGTTCTTTTGCTTCATCTAAACTCATTATTTGTTTCAGTTGATTAATCATCGTAAAACTGTCAACCAGCTGCCATAAAATGAGTACTAAATAACTTAAGCTATAAAAAAATATTAAAGTAAAGAAATCGAGATAATAGGTTCGTACCTCATTGTTTTGATAATTACTTTCAAGATGCGTAAATCCTTTTACCTTTAAATAGATATAAGCAGCACTCAAACCTAAAAACGATCCGAATATACTGATGCTACCACTTTCATACACTGAAAAATCAGCTTTTACAAACAAGGTAATTGCAAACAATATCGTTGTAACCCTAACAATCTGTTCAATAACCTGACTGACAGCAATATGCTCCATTTGATGTTTTCTTTGAAGCTGTCCACGCGCCAAAGCCACAAATGGAAATGGTAGGAGTACTAATGCAGATACTTGCAACATGCGCTCAAGCTCTGTATCTCCCATAAGAAATGCAATATGTTTACTAAATACAACAATTAACACTAAACTCAGTAAACTAACCATCGCCAGTATACTTCTTAACTGTTTCATAAATAAAGTGTCATACTGCGACTGACTGACAACGGAGGGAATCGCATTTAAAGATAGCACTGAGACAATTGCAATTAGCGGATACACTTGTTGATAAGCATATAACCCGGTATCCCCTAATACATTTTGGTATGGCACTCTATATATTGCACTTAATACCTTTACGAATAGCATTGTAAGCGTTAAGATAATTACGCTATTAAAGACTGGCTTATTCTCCATCCATCATAATTCCTTCCTGAATTCGATGAGATAGCTGCACAAGTGCAGATAACCAATTTGATTGTTTCTTTAATATAAATGTCAGTTTATTATCTTTATATTCAATCTTCAAATCTCTGCCAAAAGATTCTGTCGCTTTAAATAAACGCTCACCATTAACTTTAGTCGTTGTTGCTTCTGAAGCTTCCAGTTCAATCGATTTTCCTGTGTC
This region includes:
- a CDS encoding MazG nucleotide pyrophosphohydrolase domain-containing protein; translated protein: MMGKITVVGLGNYGLDELPFGIYRFLNKVDKVYVRTLTHPVVEDLEDIEWISFDEVYEKHDQFSEVYAEIVQTLKEKAMDDDIVYAVPGHPMVAESTTELLLQDKAIDIEVLGGKSFIDDLFQAVSFDPNNGFQMLDGTMMTSEAINIRNALIITQVYDQMIAGDVKVTLMEKYPDDHKVAIVTGARGQGSAVKWCPLYEMDHDFELSNLTSLFVPALSQEHYAGDFEYLTSIMDRLVADDECPFDKVQTHSSLKRYLLEEAYELFEAIDNDDIDHILEELGDILLQVVFHGAIGKKSMMFDTREIVQAISEKMIRRHPHIFGEGVEVNSIEELNQVWKNAKQSEGKEEKQIKQEKIFADLYLKLYDLVNNQKMTVQQALKVLVGEENETR
- a CDS encoding RNA-binding S4 domain-containing protein, encoding MRLDKYLKVSRLIKRRTLAKEVSDQGRIKINGNVAKASSNVTIDDVLEVRLGQRVITVKVTDLKEHATKDNAKGMFEVVSEEKIHADE
- a CDS encoding S1 domain-containing RNA-binding protein; the encoded protein is MSIEVGNKLKGKVTGVKNFGAFVELPEGKSGLVHISEVADSYVENVADHLKVGDEVEVKVLTIGQDGKISLSIKKAKERPKKPVAPKVEKKPEDFEKQLSNFLKDSEDRQTSIKRQSESRRGGRGSKR
- a CDS encoding polysaccharide biosynthesis protein: MENKPVFNSVIILTLTMLFVKVLSAIYRVPYQNVLGDTGLYAYQQVYPLIAIVSVLSLNAIPSVVSQSQYDTLFMKQLRSILAMVSLLSLVLIVVFSKHIAFLMGDTELERMLQVSALVLLPFPFVALARGQLQRKHQMEHIAVSQVIEQIVRVTTILFAITLFVKADFSVYESGSISIFGSFLGLSAAYIYLKVKGFTHLESNYQNNEVRTYYLDFFTLIFFYSLSYLVLILWQLVDSFTMINQLKQIMSLDEAKELKGVYDRGSSLIQVGLIVTTSFSLVLIPVLAECRAKNALTEMKSYADSALKITIVFSSAAAVGLMNLIRPLNLFLFETITGYEALAIYMLSVIFVSLIIMFTAMLQIYNAFRIQLVAVIAGIMTKFLLNLLLIPQFDITGASIATVAGLVMYTLCLYYKVQKIYELKLNTFIKRWLLALTVMSIAIQCILVIPYSTRLTAMGVSIMGVVIGLTVVLYAMVKWKIISVQEWYHLPFGNIMIKLMKG
- a CDS encoding septum formation initiator family protein gives rise to the protein MAKKVSNLDNDYISEKALRERRKRKNNRVIKKRLFVFGGGLLSILLLLTGVLLYQISVNNHLKEEHAKQRAEYKQLQEKEIVLREKLKQLNSKEYIEKIARSEYFLSNDGEVIFKLPDNKDSKSDSEGQ